The following are from one region of the Eubacterium sp. MSJ-33 genome:
- a CDS encoding MATE family efflux transporter — protein sequence MEKRKFQIKNFIGDRAFYKRYLLLALPMILQNAITNLVSFLDNIMVGQLGTEQMSGVAIVNQLIFVYNLAIFGAASAASIFGAQYFGKGNHEGHMYSFRFKLYATMFVTILAITLFVTNGGNLISLYLTDTAGTGATEVALRYGKQYLSIMMIGLVPFAITQSYATNIKETGQTFVPMVASFVAVGSNAVLDYLLIFGIGPFPELGVMGAALATILARYIEAAIIVIWAHTHKEKNKYLIGAYRGFGMPVEEFKAILIKGFPLMLNELLWAAGMTAVTQCYSVRGLEVVAGLNIATTITNLFNIVYIQLGACISIIVGQYLGAGELEQAKDADNKMIVFSVFCCILVAAVMFVVGRFFPHIYNTTDEIKMLATSFMSISALLMPICSMSHTFYFTLRSGGKTLVTFLFDSVYTWVIVVPCAYVLAHFTGLGIVSVYFLVQATELIKATIGFFMVKSDVWLVQMV from the coding sequence ATGGAAAAAAGAAAATTTCAAATCAAAAATTTTATTGGTGATCGTGCGTTCTATAAACGATATTTACTACTTGCTTTGCCGATGATTTTACAGAATGCGATTACAAATCTGGTTAGTTTTTTAGATAATATTATGGTCGGACAGCTTGGCACCGAGCAAATGTCTGGTGTCGCGATTGTAAACCAGCTGATTTTTGTATATAATCTGGCAATCTTTGGCGCGGCGTCGGCGGCAAGTATTTTTGGCGCACAGTATTTTGGAAAAGGAAACCATGAGGGACATATGTACTCATTCCGATTTAAACTGTATGCAACTATGTTTGTGACAATACTTGCAATTACGTTATTTGTCACGAATGGCGGGAATCTGATATCGCTGTATCTTACGGACACGGCAGGAACGGGTGCAACAGAAGTTGCGTTGCGGTATGGAAAACAGTATCTGTCCATTATGATGATAGGTCTGGTTCCTTTTGCGATTACACAGTCATATGCGACTAACATTAAGGAAACCGGACAGACATTTGTACCGATGGTTGCAAGTTTTGTGGCAGTTGGTAGCAATGCAGTGTTAGATTATCTGCTGATATTTGGGATTGGACCATTCCCAGAACTTGGTGTTATGGGAGCAGCACTTGCAACGATACTGGCTCGTTATATAGAAGCTGCAATTATCGTGATCTGGGCACATACCCATAAAGAAAAGAATAAGTATTTGATTGGTGCATACCGGGGATTCGGTATGCCGGTAGAAGAATTTAAGGCAATTTTAATCAAAGGATTTCCACTTATGCTGAATGAACTTCTTTGGGCGGCGGGAATGACAGCAGTGACACAGTGCTATTCGGTGCGTGGACTCGAAGTGGTTGCCGGTTTAAACATTGCAACGACAATAACGAATCTGTTTAATATTGTATATATTCAGCTTGGTGCCTGCATAAGCATTATTGTGGGACAGTATCTGGGAGCTGGAGAATTGGAACAGGCGAAAGACGCTGATAATAAGATGATCGTGTTCAGTGTATTTTGTTGTATCCTTGTTGCAGCAGTGATGTTTGTAGTTGGCAGGTTTTTCCCACATATCTATAACACAACGGATGAAATTAAGATGCTTGCTACATCGTTCATGAGTATATCTGCACTTTTGATGCCGATTTGTTCCATGAGCCATACTTTTTATTTCACCTTACGGTCGGGTGGTAAGACATTGGTTACGTTCTTGTTTGACTCCGTGTATACGTGGGTAATTGTTGTTCCGTGTGCGTATGTGCTGGCGCATTTTACGGGACTTGGCATTGTGAGCGTGTATTTTTTGGTACAGGCAACAGAATTAATTAAGGCGACAATCGGATTTTTTATGGTGAAGAGTGACGTCTGGTTGGTACAAATGGTATAA
- a CDS encoding GH36-type glycosyl hydrolase domain-containing protein — protein MRYGYFDEANKEYVIDRPDTPAPWANYLGSPEYGAIISNNAGGYSFVKSGANGRILRYIFNSFDQPGRYIYLRDNDSKDYWSASWQPVGKDLDSYKSECHHGTGYTYMNAEYAGIKSSVLYYVPLDKTHEVWKLKVTNDSDKPRNLSVFGYCEFTNDNNYEQDQVNLQYTLFITRTYFMGNRIKQVINENVNKGAAINGSVAFTRFFGLAGAEVASYAGDKEAFLGRYHGYGNPAGVENGDCGNSLNYNSNACGALETKITLAPGESKEIAFVLGMKNDAETEAVMNSYADVHAQSEAELAELKEYWHGKLSHFQVKTPSESFNAMINTWNAYQCFMTFIWSRAASFSYCGLRNGYGYRDTVQDIQGVIHLAPEMALEKIRFMLSAQVDNGGGLPLVKFDHNAGHEDTPDDESYVRATGHPAYRADDALWLFPTVYKYIAESGNTDFIDEVILFANGGEGTVYEHLKRAIDFSMNHLGNNRMPAGLHADWNDCLRLGKQGESTFVAMQLYYAMSVLRIFAKQKNDTEYIAYLDKIQKELGDIIQTKCWEDDRYIRGYKEDGMIIGSKHDPEANMWLNPQSWAVISGLATKDQAEKALESVHRELNTPYGVRLMAPSYVDHAFEGALMLLFNPSTKENGGIFSQPQGWIILAESLMGHGNRAFEYFTESSPASMNDKAEIRKLEPYCHGQFTESSESPFEGRAHVHWLTGTASTVMVGCVEGILGMRPDFDGLRIAPSIPSDWKEFEINKDFRGKKLHIVVKNPNGAESGYTSLVVNGKEMNDNYIAASELADVNEIVLTM, from the coding sequence ATGAGATATGGATACTTTGATGAGGCAAATAAGGAATATGTGATTGACAGACCGGACACACCGGCACCTTGGGCGAACTACCTTGGTTCTCCGGAATACGGCGCAATCATTTCCAACAATGCCGGTGGATATAGCTTTGTAAAGTCTGGTGCAAACGGAAGAATTCTTCGATATATCTTCAACAGCTTTGACCAGCCGGGCAGATATATCTATTTGCGTGACAATGACAGCAAAGATTACTGGTCAGCTTCCTGGCAGCCGGTAGGAAAAGATTTGGACAGCTACAAGAGTGAGTGTCATCACGGTACAGGCTATACGTATATGAATGCAGAATATGCAGGCATCAAGAGCTCTGTGCTTTACTATGTACCACTTGATAAGACACATGAGGTATGGAAGTTGAAGGTTACGAATGATTCTGACAAGCCTCGTAACCTGTCCGTCTTTGGTTACTGTGAATTTACAAATGATAACAACTATGAGCAGGATCAGGTCAATCTGCAGTATACACTCTTTATCACAAGAACGTATTTTATGGGAAACCGCATCAAGCAGGTAATCAATGAGAACGTGAATAAGGGTGCGGCCATCAACGGAAGTGTTGCATTTACAAGATTCTTTGGTTTGGCTGGCGCAGAGGTTGCAAGCTATGCCGGAGATAAGGAAGCGTTTCTTGGCAGATATCATGGTTATGGCAATCCGGCCGGTGTTGAAAACGGTGATTGTGGAAATAGTCTCAATTATAACAGTAACGCCTGCGGCGCTTTGGAGACTAAGATCACACTCGCACCGGGCGAGAGCAAGGAGATTGCATTTGTACTCGGTATGAAGAATGATGCAGAGACAGAGGCAGTGATGAACAGCTATGCAGATGTGCATGCACAGAGTGAAGCAGAGCTTGCGGAGTTGAAGGAATACTGGCATGGAAAACTGTCTCATTTCCAGGTAAAGACACCAAGTGAATCATTCAATGCGATGATCAATACATGGAATGCATATCAGTGTTTCATGACATTTATCTGGTCGAGAGCCGCATCATTTTCCTATTGTGGTCTTCGAAATGGATACGGATACCGTGATACCGTTCAGGATATCCAGGGTGTGATTCACTTAGCACCGGAAATGGCGCTAGAGAAGATCCGTTTCATGTTGTCTGCACAGGTAGACAATGGCGGTGGACTTCCGCTTGTAAAGTTTGATCATAATGCAGGTCATGAGGATACACCGGATGATGAGTCTTATGTACGTGCAACCGGACATCCGGCATACCGTGCAGATGATGCATTGTGGCTGTTCCCAACAGTTTATAAGTATATTGCAGAGTCTGGAAATACAGACTTTATCGATGAGGTAATCCTGTTCGCAAATGGCGGAGAGGGTACGGTATATGAGCATTTGAAGCGAGCGATTGATTTCTCTATGAATCATCTTGGAAACAATCGTATGCCGGCAGGTCTGCATGCAGACTGGAATGACTGCTTACGTCTTGGCAAGCAGGGCGAGTCAACATTTGTTGCAATGCAGCTTTACTATGCGATGAGCGTGCTCCGTATCTTCGCAAAGCAGAAAAATGATACAGAATATATCGCATATCTGGATAAGATTCAGAAGGAACTTGGCGATATCATTCAGACAAAGTGCTGGGAGGATGATCGTTATATCCGTGGATACAAGGAAGACGGCATGATTATCGGTTCTAAACATGATCCTGAGGCAAATATGTGGTTGAATCCACAGTCATGGGCAGTTATCAGTGGCCTTGCTACAAAGGATCAGGCAGAGAAGGCACTGGAGTCTGTACATAGAGAATTAAATACACCATATGGCGTACGTCTGATGGCACCATCCTATGTGGATCATGCGTTTGAGGGAGCATTGATGCTTTTGTTCAATCCATCCACAAAGGAAAACGGTGGTATCTTCTCACAGCCGCAGGGCTGGATCATCTTGGCAGAATCTCTGATGGGACATGGAAACCGTGCATTTGAGTATTTCACAGAGAGCTCACCTGCATCCATGAATGATAAGGCAGAGATCAGAAAGCTGGAGCCATATTGCCATGGACAGTTTACAGAGAGTTCAGAAAGCCCATTCGAGGGCAGAGCACATGTACACTGGCTGACCGGTACAGCATCGACAGTTATGGTTGGATGTGTCGAGGGTATCCTTGGTATGCGTCCGGACTTCGACGGACTTCGTATTGCACCATCGATTCCATCTGACTGGAAGGAATTCGAGATCAACAAGGACTTCCGCGGAAAGAAGCTTCATATTGTTGTAAAGAATCCAAATGGCGCAGAGAGCGGTTATACAAGTCTTGTTGTAAATGGCAAGGAAATGAATGATAACTACATTGCGGCAAGCGAGCTTGCAGATGTAAATGAGATTGTTCTGACGATGTAA